One genomic segment of Streptomyces sp. TLI_146 includes these proteins:
- the solA gene encoding N-methyl-L-tryptophan oxidase produces MAPTYDVIVLGLGGMGSAAAWHLAARGARVLGLERFGPVHAHGSSHGGSRITRQSYFEDPAYVPLLLRAYELYDRIERDSGREIALLCGGMMVGRPDCRTVAGAVRSARQWDLPHEMLDAREIRRRFPTMNPHDDEVALHEARAGLLRPEATVAAHLQLATKAGADLHFEEPATRWEELPGGRGVRVHTPENSYTAGRLVICPGAWAPELLADLGVPIRIERQVMYWFAPEGGTEPFLPERQPVFVWEKADGVQVYGFPAIDGPSGGVKVAFFRKNGAPCTPATVDRTVAPAEAEEMAAAMRRVTPTLPGTFLRAVTCMYSTTPDEHFVIARHPAHPGTTTVACGFSGHGFKFVPVVGEILADLALDGTTAHPIELFDPLRFATKAEAEAKAEADADTTAPASARGGAR; encoded by the coding sequence ATGGCTCCGACGTACGACGTGATCGTCCTCGGTCTCGGCGGCATGGGCTCGGCCGCCGCCTGGCATCTGGCCGCGCGCGGCGCGCGCGTCCTCGGCCTGGAGCGGTTCGGCCCGGTGCACGCGCACGGCTCCAGCCACGGCGGCTCGCGGATCACCCGCCAGTCCTACTTCGAGGACCCGGCGTACGTGCCGCTGCTGCTGCGGGCGTACGAGCTCTACGACCGGATCGAGCGGGACTCGGGGCGCGAGATCGCGCTGCTGTGCGGCGGGATGATGGTCGGCCGCCCCGACTGCCGTACGGTCGCGGGCGCGGTGCGCTCGGCCCGGCAGTGGGACCTGCCGCACGAGATGCTGGACGCCCGCGAGATCCGCCGCCGCTTCCCGACGATGAACCCGCACGACGACGAGGTGGCGCTCCACGAGGCGCGGGCCGGGCTGCTGCGCCCGGAGGCCACGGTCGCGGCCCACCTCCAGCTCGCCACCAAGGCGGGCGCCGACCTCCACTTCGAGGAGCCGGCGACCCGCTGGGAGGAGCTGCCGGGCGGGCGCGGGGTCCGCGTCCACACGCCCGAGAACAGCTATACGGCGGGCCGGCTGGTGATCTGTCCTGGTGCCTGGGCCCCGGAGCTGCTCGCGGACCTCGGTGTGCCGATACGTATCGAGCGGCAGGTCATGTACTGGTTCGCGCCCGAGGGCGGCACCGAACCGTTCCTGCCGGAGCGCCAGCCCGTCTTCGTGTGGGAGAAGGCGGACGGGGTCCAGGTGTACGGGTTCCCGGCCATCGACGGGCCCTCGGGCGGCGTCAAGGTCGCGTTCTTCCGCAAGAACGGCGCCCCCTGCACGCCCGCCACCGTCGACCGTACGGTGGCCCCGGCCGAGGCCGAGGAGATGGCGGCGGCCATGCGCCGGGTGACCCCCACCCTGCCCGGAACCTTCCTGCGGGCCGTGACCTGCATGTACTCGACCACTCCGGACGAGCACTTCGTGATCGCGCGGCACCCGGCGCACCCCGGGACCACCACTGTGGCCTGCGGTTTCTCGGGGCACGGCTTCAAGTTCGTGCCGGTGGTCGGCGAGATCCTCGCCGACCTGGCCCTCGACGGCACGACAGCCCATCCCATCGAGCTGTTCGACCCGCTCAGATTCGCCACGAAAGCGGAGGCGGAGGCGAAAGCAGAGGCGGACGCGGACACCACGGCCCCCGCGAGCGCCCGTGGCGGCGCGCGATGA
- a CDS encoding aromatic ring-hydroxylating dioxygenase subunit alpha: MTAGAAERTPSLLETLPGRFYCDPAVFAHEQERIFETLWFCAVRAADLDRPGAFRTVQVGRENVLVVRTREGAPRAFLNVCRHRGARVCAEESGTVRRTLQCPYHAWTYDLEGRLVAAPNLARMPDVDREERGLLRVALREWLGYVWVCLAEEPPSFEDTVVGAATERLGDPAAVERYRAAELALGRRISYDVRANWKLIVENFMECYHCATIHPELTHVLPEFAKGFAAQYYVGHGAEFARGAQGFTVDGSAGFGRLAGLADGQDRRYYAITVKPQVFVNLVPDHVIVHRMFPLAVDRTVVECDWLYAPEVVASGADVSRSVELFHRVNVQDFAACERTQPAMDSRAYRRGGVLVPSEHHIRAFHEWVLTCLKPHMSEV; encoded by the coding sequence ATGACCGCCGGGGCCGCCGAGCGCACCCCGAGCCTGCTGGAGACCCTGCCCGGCCGGTTCTACTGCGACCCGGCGGTCTTCGCCCACGAGCAGGAGCGGATCTTCGAAACACTGTGGTTCTGCGCGGTGCGCGCCGCCGACCTCGACCGGCCCGGCGCCTTCCGCACGGTCCAGGTGGGCCGCGAGAACGTGCTGGTGGTGCGGACCCGCGAGGGCGCGCCGCGGGCGTTCCTCAACGTCTGCCGGCACCGGGGCGCCCGGGTGTGCGCCGAGGAGAGCGGCACGGTCCGGCGCACCCTCCAGTGCCCGTACCACGCCTGGACGTACGACCTGGAGGGCAGACTCGTCGCCGCGCCGAACCTGGCGCGGATGCCGGACGTGGACCGCGAGGAGCGCGGGCTGCTGCGGGTCGCGCTGCGCGAATGGCTCGGCTATGTGTGGGTGTGCCTGGCGGAGGAGCCGCCGTCGTTCGAGGACACGGTGGTCGGCGCGGCCACCGAGCGGCTCGGCGACCCGGCGGCGGTGGAGCGCTACCGGGCCGCGGAACTGGCCCTGGGCCGCCGGATCTCGTACGACGTGCGCGCCAACTGGAAGCTGATCGTCGAGAACTTCATGGAGTGCTACCACTGCGCGACCATCCACCCCGAACTCACCCATGTGCTGCCGGAGTTCGCCAAGGGGTTCGCCGCGCAGTACTACGTGGGGCACGGCGCCGAGTTCGCGCGGGGCGCGCAGGGGTTCACCGTGGACGGCAGCGCGGGGTTCGGGCGCCTCGCGGGGCTGGCGGACGGACAGGACCGCCGCTACTACGCGATCACCGTGAAACCGCAGGTGTTCGTGAACCTGGTGCCCGACCACGTGATCGTCCACCGGATGTTCCCGCTGGCCGTGGACCGCACGGTCGTCGAGTGCGACTGGCTGTACGCACCGGAGGTCGTGGCGTCCGGCGCCGATGTGTCGCGTTCGGTGGAGCTGTTCCACCGCGTCAACGTGCAGGACTTCGCGGCGTGCGAGCGCACCCAGCCCGCCATGGATTCGCGCGCGTACCGGCGCGGCGGCGTGCTGGTTCCCAGCGAACACCACATCCGCGCCTTCCATGAGTGGGTTCTCACATGTCTGAAGCCTCACATGTCTGAAGTGTGA